Proteins found in one Zea mays cultivar B73 chromosome 1, Zm-B73-REFERENCE-NAM-5.0, whole genome shotgun sequence genomic segment:
- the LOC103645724 gene encoding uncharacterized protein isoform X2, giving the protein MKALASPAASFLPGIPSPSHLARALPRSAAAALSRPPSGRSIAAAAAAATGDHWGADHQHYHGGRAGASEAGPTASARGVKCDVDVVSWRERRVLASVPVAADVDTLWQVITDYERLADFIPNLVQSVTIPCPHEGRIWLEQRGLQRALYWHIEARVVLDLQEIPDSINGRELHFSMVDGDFKKFEGKWSIRSGPRSSSAVLLYEVNVIPRFNFPAIFLERIIRSDLPVNLRALACRAEKIYLENQGCGSRKFFVEDLKPSYTSQLNNFHSTTVETSKFKQAPPRSGVSSVLPSPSSELISKWGVYGNICRIDKPCVVDEIHLRRFDGMLEHEGAHRCVFASITVKAPVREVWNVLTAYENLPEFVPNLAISRIVLRDNNKVRIMQEGCKGLLYMVLHARVVMDLREKHEQEISFEQVEGDFYTFKGKWRLEQLGDQHTLLKYMVETKMHRDTFLSESILEEVIYEDLPSNLCAIRDYIEKAGAKSSNSTGHSNVPTDPDPDVDHDESRQSEQTCVSCSSSTMKQRPKVPGLQKDIEVLKSELDNFIAEYGQYGFMPKRKHLRSHGRVDIEKAITRMGGFRKIASIMNLSLSYKNRKPRGYWDNLENLQEEISRFQKIWGLDPSYMPSRKSFERAGRYDIARALEKWGGVQEVSRLLSLELRYPRRQADPDDERQSESPSGMMKKHGVKPDEGNVSPNAQKWLLKLKDLDVNWVEY; this is encoded by the exons ATGAAAGCTCTCGCCTCGCCCGCCGCCTCCTTCCTCCCGGGTATCCCGAGCCCTAGCCATCTCGCGCGCGCGCTTCCCCGATCCGCGGCGGCCGCGCTCTCGCGGCCCCCTTCCGGGCGCTCCATCGccgccgcggccgcggccgccACAGGGGACCACTGGGGCGCCGACCACCAGCACTACCACGGAGGACGCGCGGGCGCGTCGGAGGCCGGGCCTACCGCGTCGGCGCGCGGCGTCAAGTGCGACGTGGACGTGGTGTCGTGGCGGGAGCGGCGGGTGCTCGCGTCCGTGCCTGTGGCCGCCGACGTCGACACGCTGTGGCAGGTCATCACCGACTACGAGCGCCTCGCTGACTTCATCCCCAACCTCGTCCAGAG TGTGACGATTCCGTGTCCGCATGAAGGGCGGATATGGCTGGAGCAGAGAGGCCTGCAGCGCGCGTTGTACTGGCACATTGAGGCGCGCGTCGTGTTGGATCTCCAGGAAATCCCTGACTCC ATTAATGGGCGAGAACTCCATTTCTCGATGGTAGATGGTGACTTCAAGAAGTTTGAAGGAAAATGGTCCATAAGATCTGGTCCTAG GTCCTCTAGTGCAGTTTTGCTGTATGAAGTTAATGTGATACCAAGATTTAACTTCCCGGCTATATTTCTTGAAAGGATTATAAGGTCAGATCTTCCTGTAAATCTTCGTGCCTTGGCTTGTAGAGCTGAAAAGATTTATCTGGAAAATCAAGGATGTGGTTCAAGAAAATTTTTTGTTGAGGACTTGAAGCCATCATATACTTCTCAGCTTAATAACTTCCATAGTACGACAGTTGAGACTTCTAAGTTTAAACAAGCACCTCCCAGGTCTGGTGTTAGCAGTGTGCTTCCTTCACCTTCTTCTGAATTGATTAGCAAATGGGGTGTATATGGAAACATATGCAGAATTGATAAGCCTTGTGTGGTAGATGAGATCCATCTTCGAAGATTTGATGGCATGTTG GAACATGAGGGGGCTCATAGGTGTGTTTTTGCTAGTATCACTGTGAAAGCACCGGTTCGAGAGGTATGGAATGTTCTCACAGCATATGAGAATTTGCCTGA ATTCGTACCAAACCTGGCTATCAGTAGGATTGTTCTTCGTGATAATAACAAGGTTCGGATAATGCAG GAGGGTTGCAAAGGCCTGCTTTATATGGTCCTTCACGCCCGTGTTGTTATGGATCTTCGCGAAAAACATGAGCAAGAGATCAGCTTTGAACAAGTCGAGGGTGATTTTTACACATTTAAAGGGAAATGGCGCTTAGAACAACTTGGGGATCAGCACACCCTGTTGAAGTACATGGTTGAAACTAAGATGCATAGGGACACCTTTCTCTCTGAATCTATCCTTGAAGAG GTCATATATGAAGATCTTCCATCAAACTTGTGTGCAATCCGTGATTATATTGAAAAGGCTGGAGCCAAGAGTAGCAATTCCACAGGTCATTCTAATGTGCCCACAGATCCAGATCCAGATGTTGATCATGATGAAAGCAGGCAATCTGAGCAAACGTGTGTGTCTTGCTCATCCAGTACCATGAAGCAGAGACCAAAAGTCCCAGGATTGCAAAAGGACATCGAGGTCCTAAAATCAGAGCTTGATAATTTCATTGCAGAGTATGGTCAGTATGGTTTCATGCCTAAGAGAAAGCATCTCCGGTCTCATGGAAGAGTGGATATTGAGAAGGCTATAACAAGAATGGGTGGGTTCCGGAAGATTGCCAGCATAATGAACCTTTCTCTTTCTTACAAAAATCGAAAACCAAGAGGCTATTGGGATAATCTGGAGAACTTGCAAGAAGAG ATCAGCCGGTTCCAGAAAATTTGGGGGTTGGATCCTTCTTATATGCCCAGTAGAAAATCTTTTGAGAGGGCAG GTCGTTATGACATTGCTCGGGCATTGGAAAAATGGGGTGGGGTGCAGGAGGTTTCACGCCTTCTTTCTCTTGAACTAAGATATCCTAGAAGACAAGCAGACCCGGACGATGAGAGACAGTCTGAATCCCCGTCTGGGATGATGAAGAAGCACGGAGTGAAACCTGATGAAGGCAATGTTTCCCCAAATGCGCAGAAATGGCTcctgaagctgaaggacttggatGTCAATTGGGTGGAATACTAG
- the LOC103645724 gene encoding uncharacterized protein isoform X1, with protein sequence MKALASPAASFLPGIPSPSHLARALPRSAAAALSRPPSGRSIAAAAAAATGDHWGADHQHYHGGRAGASEAGPTASARGVKCDVDVVSWRERRVLASVPVAADVDTLWQVITDYERLADFIPNLVQSVTIPCPHEGRIWLEQRGLQRALYWHIEARVVLDLQEIPDSINGRELHFSMVDGDFKKFEGKWSIRSGPSRSSSAVLLYEVNVIPRFNFPAIFLERIIRSDLPVNLRALACRAEKIYLENQGCGSRKFFVEDLKPSYTSQLNNFHSTTVETSKFKQAPPRSGVSSVLPSPSSELISKWGVYGNICRIDKPCVVDEIHLRRFDGMLEHEGAHRCVFASITVKAPVREVWNVLTAYENLPEFVPNLAISRIVLRDNNKVRIMQEGCKGLLYMVLHARVVMDLREKHEQEISFEQVEGDFYTFKGKWRLEQLGDQHTLLKYMVETKMHRDTFLSESILEEVIYEDLPSNLCAIRDYIEKAGAKSSNSTGHSNVPTDPDPDVDHDESRQSEQTCVSCSSSTMKQRPKVPGLQKDIEVLKSELDNFIAEYGQYGFMPKRKHLRSHGRVDIEKAITRMGGFRKIASIMNLSLSYKNRKPRGYWDNLENLQEEISRFQKIWGLDPSYMPSRKSFERAGRYDIARALEKWGGVQEVSRLLSLELRYPRRQADPDDERQSESPSGMMKKHGVKPDEGNVSPNAQKWLLKLKDLDVNWVEY encoded by the exons ATGAAAGCTCTCGCCTCGCCCGCCGCCTCCTTCCTCCCGGGTATCCCGAGCCCTAGCCATCTCGCGCGCGCGCTTCCCCGATCCGCGGCGGCCGCGCTCTCGCGGCCCCCTTCCGGGCGCTCCATCGccgccgcggccgcggccgccACAGGGGACCACTGGGGCGCCGACCACCAGCACTACCACGGAGGACGCGCGGGCGCGTCGGAGGCCGGGCCTACCGCGTCGGCGCGCGGCGTCAAGTGCGACGTGGACGTGGTGTCGTGGCGGGAGCGGCGGGTGCTCGCGTCCGTGCCTGTGGCCGCCGACGTCGACACGCTGTGGCAGGTCATCACCGACTACGAGCGCCTCGCTGACTTCATCCCCAACCTCGTCCAGAG TGTGACGATTCCGTGTCCGCATGAAGGGCGGATATGGCTGGAGCAGAGAGGCCTGCAGCGCGCGTTGTACTGGCACATTGAGGCGCGCGTCGTGTTGGATCTCCAGGAAATCCCTGACTCC ATTAATGGGCGAGAACTCCATTTCTCGATGGTAGATGGTGACTTCAAGAAGTTTGAAGGAAAATGGTCCATAAGATCTGGTCCTAG CAGGTCCTCTAGTGCAGTTTTGCTGTATGAAGTTAATGTGATACCAAGATTTAACTTCCCGGCTATATTTCTTGAAAGGATTATAAGGTCAGATCTTCCTGTAAATCTTCGTGCCTTGGCTTGTAGAGCTGAAAAGATTTATCTGGAAAATCAAGGATGTGGTTCAAGAAAATTTTTTGTTGAGGACTTGAAGCCATCATATACTTCTCAGCTTAATAACTTCCATAGTACGACAGTTGAGACTTCTAAGTTTAAACAAGCACCTCCCAGGTCTGGTGTTAGCAGTGTGCTTCCTTCACCTTCTTCTGAATTGATTAGCAAATGGGGTGTATATGGAAACATATGCAGAATTGATAAGCCTTGTGTGGTAGATGAGATCCATCTTCGAAGATTTGATGGCATGTTG GAACATGAGGGGGCTCATAGGTGTGTTTTTGCTAGTATCACTGTGAAAGCACCGGTTCGAGAGGTATGGAATGTTCTCACAGCATATGAGAATTTGCCTGA ATTCGTACCAAACCTGGCTATCAGTAGGATTGTTCTTCGTGATAATAACAAGGTTCGGATAATGCAG GAGGGTTGCAAAGGCCTGCTTTATATGGTCCTTCACGCCCGTGTTGTTATGGATCTTCGCGAAAAACATGAGCAAGAGATCAGCTTTGAACAAGTCGAGGGTGATTTTTACACATTTAAAGGGAAATGGCGCTTAGAACAACTTGGGGATCAGCACACCCTGTTGAAGTACATGGTTGAAACTAAGATGCATAGGGACACCTTTCTCTCTGAATCTATCCTTGAAGAG GTCATATATGAAGATCTTCCATCAAACTTGTGTGCAATCCGTGATTATATTGAAAAGGCTGGAGCCAAGAGTAGCAATTCCACAGGTCATTCTAATGTGCCCACAGATCCAGATCCAGATGTTGATCATGATGAAAGCAGGCAATCTGAGCAAACGTGTGTGTCTTGCTCATCCAGTACCATGAAGCAGAGACCAAAAGTCCCAGGATTGCAAAAGGACATCGAGGTCCTAAAATCAGAGCTTGATAATTTCATTGCAGAGTATGGTCAGTATGGTTTCATGCCTAAGAGAAAGCATCTCCGGTCTCATGGAAGAGTGGATATTGAGAAGGCTATAACAAGAATGGGTGGGTTCCGGAAGATTGCCAGCATAATGAACCTTTCTCTTTCTTACAAAAATCGAAAACCAAGAGGCTATTGGGATAATCTGGAGAACTTGCAAGAAGAG ATCAGCCGGTTCCAGAAAATTTGGGGGTTGGATCCTTCTTATATGCCCAGTAGAAAATCTTTTGAGAGGGCAG GTCGTTATGACATTGCTCGGGCATTGGAAAAATGGGGTGGGGTGCAGGAGGTTTCACGCCTTCTTTCTCTTGAACTAAGATATCCTAGAAGACAAGCAGACCCGGACGATGAGAGACAGTCTGAATCCCCGTCTGGGATGATGAAGAAGCACGGAGTGAAACCTGATGAAGGCAATGTTTCCCCAAATGCGCAGAAATGGCTcctgaagctgaaggacttggatGTCAATTGGGTGGAATACTAG